The Pseudomonas moraviensis genome contains the following window.
AACGCGCCTTGCCGCGCAAATGCACATAGAGCGTGCTGCCCAGAAACAGCAACAGCACAAACGCCTTGGCGGCAAACGAAACGGTCATCAACGACTCCTTGAATAAAGACAACGCTGCGCAATGCCCTTTTCCCGGCATGGCAGCCGGCCATGATAAACACTACCGGCTCCGGGAAAAACCCGCCTGATACAAGATTCAGTGTTATGCATCGCGCAACAAAGCCTTTATTAACATGCAGCGCCTGAACCTCGGCTGACCTGAATCAACAGGATTACTGCTGGTTCTCCTGCTCGGTGAACAGGTCACTGAACAACATGCTCGACAGATAACGCTCACCCGAATCCGGCAGCACCACGACGATGGTTTTGCCCTGCATCTCCGGGGTTTCCGCCAGACGCACTGCCACCGCCATGGCGGCACCGCAGGAAATACCGCACAGAATCCCCTCTTCCTGCATCAGGCGCAAAGCCATGGCCTTGGATTCTTCGTCAGTCACCTGCTCGACACGATCGACCATCGACAGATCCAGGTTCTTCGGCACAAAACCGGCGCCAATGCCCTGAATCTTGTGCGGGCTAGGCTTGATCTCGTCACCGGCCAGCGCCTGGGTGATGACCGGCGAAGATGCAGGCTCCACAGCCACCGACAGAATCGGTTTGCCGGCGGTGTTCTTGATATACCGCGAGACGCCGGTGATGGTTCCGCCGGTGCCGACGCCAGCCACCAGCACGTCGACGGCCCCATCGGTGTCATTCCAGATTTCCGGACCGGTGGTCTTTTCGTGAATCGCCGGGTTGGCCGGGTTATCGAATTGCGCCGGCATGAAATATTTGTCGGCATCACTGGCGACGATTTCCGCGGCTTTCTCGATGGCGCCCTTCATGCCCTTGGCCGGCTCGGTCAACACCAGTTCCGCCCCCAGGGCCTTGAGGACCTTGCGGCGCTCGATGCTCATCGACGCCGGCATGGTCAGCATCAGTTTGTAGCCACGCGCAGCAGCGACGAAGGCCAGGCCGATGCCGGTGTTACCGGAGGTGGGCTCGACAATGGTCATGCCCGGTTTGAGTTTGCCGCTGCTTTCGGCGTCCCAGATCATGTTGGCGCCGATCCGGCACTTGACCGAGTAACCGGGGTTGCGCCCTTCGATCTTGGCCAGGATCGTGACCCCG
Protein-coding sequences here:
- the cysK gene encoding cysteine synthase A, producing MSRIYADNAHSIGNTPLVQINRIAPRGVTILAKIEGRNPGYSVKCRIGANMIWDAESSGKLKPGMTIVEPTSGNTGIGLAFVAAARGYKLMLTMPASMSIERRKVLKALGAELVLTEPAKGMKGAIEKAAEIVASDADKYFMPAQFDNPANPAIHEKTTGPEIWNDTDGAVDVLVAGVGTGGTITGVSRYIKNTAGKPILSVAVEPASSPVITQALAGDEIKPSPHKIQGIGAGFVPKNLDLSMVDRVEQVTDEESKAMALRLMQEEGILCGISCGAAMAVAVRLAETPEMQGKTIVVVLPDSGERYLSSMLFSDLFTEQENQQ